From one Triticum aestivum cultivar Chinese Spring chromosome 4B, IWGSC CS RefSeq v2.1, whole genome shotgun sequence genomic stretch:
- the LOC123093045 gene encoding probable protein phosphatase 2C 29, which produces MRGSRWCCCCFGGGGGGAGRSGSVADDGLVWDVGLKAHASGEYSVAVAQANEALEDQAQVLVSPAATLVGVYDGHGGPDAARFVNARLFSLIQEFASQSGGLSAQVIKRAFGATEEAFMGMVEKSWPSQPRLLSVGSCCLVGAIEDGTLHVANLGDSRAVLGRLASTGGKKRRAVVAERLSRDHNVADEEVRREVAEAHPDDPHIVMSSHGVWRIKGIIQVSRSIGDAYLKRPDLCSPAVMQSLCPFPLRRPVMSAVPSVTSRRLRPGDQFIIFASDGLWEQLSDEAAVGIVSRSPRKGVAMRLVRAAQLEAARKKDIKYESIAAIEKGRRRRFHDDITVVVLFLDNRCEGTPQPTASAGGIDGTRAPVDVFSLGPDDHGDDPTRPVLR; this is translated from the exons ATGAGGGGCTCGCGgtggtgctgctgctgcttcggcggaggcggcggcggggccgggcgcTCGGGGAGCGTGGCCGACGACGGGCTGGTGTGGGACGTGGGCCTCAAGGCGCACGCCTCCGGCGAGTACTCCGTCGCCGTCGCGCAGGCCAACGAGGCGCTCGAGGACCAGGCGCAGGTGCTCGTCTCCCCCGCCGCCACGCTCGTCGGCGTCTACGACGGCCACGGcggccccgacgccgcccgctTCGTCAACGCGCGCCTCTTCTCCCTCATCCAAG AGTTCGCGTCCCAGAGCGGGGGCCTCTCGGCGCAGGTGATCAAGAGGGCCTTCGGCGCCACGGAGGAGGCGTTCATGGGCATGGTGGAGAAGTCGTGGCCGTCGCAGCCGCGGCTCCTGTCCGTCGGCTCCTGCTGCCTGGTGGGCGCCATCGAGGACGGCACGCTCCACGTCGCCAACCTCGGCGACTCGCGCGCCGTGCTCGGCCGCCTCGCCAGCACGGGCGGGAAGAAGCGgagggcggtggtggcggagcggctGTCACGGGACCACAACGTGGCCGACGAGGAGGTGCGgcgggaggtggcggaggcgcaccCGGACGACCCGCACATCGTGATGAGCAGCCACGGCGTGTGGCGGATCAAGGGGATCATCCAGGTGTCCCGCTCCATCGGGGACGCGTACCTGAAGCGGCCCGACCTGTGCAGCCCGGCGGTGATGCAGTCGCTCTGCCCGTTCCCGCTGCGCCGCCCGGTGATGAGCGCCGTGCCGTCGGTCACGTCCCGCAGGCTGCGCCCCGGCGACCAGTTCATCATCTTCGCGTCGGACGGGCTGTGGGAGCAGCTCAGCGACGAGGCCGCCGTGGGCATCGTGTCCCGGAGCCCGAGGAAGGGCGTGGCGATGAGGCTGGTGCGGGCCGCGCAGCTGGAGGCGGCGAGGAAGAAGGACATCAAGTACGAGAGCATCGCGGCCATCGAGAAGGGCCGCCGGCGGCGCTTCCACGACGACATCACCGTCGTCGTGCTCTTCCTCGACAACAGGTGCGAGGGCACGCCGCAGCCGACGGCCAGCGCCGGCGGGATCGACGGCACGCGCGCGCCCGTCGACGTGTTCTCGCTCGGCCCCGACGACCACGGGGACGACCCGACCAGGCCCGTGCTGCGCTGA